The proteins below come from a single Vibrio natriegens NBRC 15636 = ATCC 14048 = DSM 759 genomic window:
- a CDS encoding DMT family transporter, with protein MTSNKKAELYLFSATILAGLGWLFSKQAVAELPPLAFIGFRFVCAAVIIAPFGMKQLVRGDRQQFVTAGWIGLLQGLSLSLWIYAVSVSDELGVGAFIMSLSMLFVPIWGWMLFKQRPTCPFWASLPFVSAGLYFLSLSGSFSMSTGELFFFISAAFVALHFICNSHHSQTIPVLYLTCVQFFTGGLLAILFSACIESWPTSISMSTLGWFAASVIPATCLRFFIQIKGQSGTNATNAALLMTLEPLWTVLISVVWLNEVMSTNKILGIVLILTALMVYRCWDLVRVKVKRLRAF; from the coding sequence ATGACTTCAAATAAAAAAGCGGAACTGTATCTGTTTTCTGCCACCATATTAGCGGGTCTGGGGTGGTTGTTTTCTAAGCAGGCTGTTGCGGAGCTACCACCACTCGCGTTTATTGGATTTCGGTTTGTTTGCGCCGCTGTGATTATCGCGCCATTCGGCATGAAGCAGCTGGTTCGTGGAGATCGCCAGCAGTTTGTCACAGCGGGATGGATAGGGCTACTGCAAGGTTTGTCTTTATCTTTGTGGATTTATGCCGTCTCAGTCAGTGATGAACTGGGTGTGGGCGCATTTATCATGAGCCTTTCTATGCTGTTTGTACCTATCTGGGGGTGGATGCTGTTTAAACAGCGGCCAACATGCCCTTTTTGGGCTTCTCTTCCATTCGTCAGCGCGGGACTCTATTTTCTATCCCTCTCGGGTAGTTTCTCAATGTCGACGGGTGAGTTGTTCTTTTTTATTTCGGCGGCTTTTGTGGCGTTACATTTCATTTGTAATAGTCATCACTCTCAAACTATTCCCGTGCTATACCTCACTTGTGTTCAGTTCTTTACTGGCGGCCTATTGGCAATTCTTTTTTCTGCCTGTATAGAGTCTTGGCCAACTTCAATCAGTATGAGTACGTTGGGTTGGTTTGCCGCTAGTGTCATTCCGGCGACATGTCTGCGCTTTTTCATTCAAATCAAAGGTCAGAGCGGGACAAATGCAACCAATGCTGCTTTATTGATGACATTAGAGCCTCTATGGACCGTATTGATCAGCGTCGTTTGGTTAAATGAAGTGATGTCGACCAATAAAATTCTGGGTATCGTACTTATTTTAACCGCGTTGATGGTTTATCGATGCTGGGACTTAGTACGAGTGAAGGTGAAGAGGCTGCGTGCTTTTTAA
- a CDS encoding STAS domain-containing protein, which yields MELRKIETNDTIVTWVINGNLDADGSRQAQPHIDEILAEPSTREIEIDFSRVQFLDSSGVGAIVYLYKRLIENQRSMRIENASGQPLEIMNLLRINQAIPVNSRTY from the coding sequence ATGGAACTTCGTAAAATTGAAACAAACGACACTATCGTGACATGGGTGATCAACGGGAACCTTGACGCAGACGGTAGCCGCCAGGCACAGCCACACATTGATGAAATTTTGGCTGAGCCCTCAACTCGAGAAATAGAAATTGACTTCAGCCGAGTCCAGTTTCTTGATTCATCAGGCGTAGGTGCGATCGTGTACCTGTATAAACGGCTTATCGAGAACCAGAGAAGCATGCGTATTGAAAACGCGTCAGGCCAACCTCTCGAAATAATGAATCTACTGCGCATTAACCAAGCGATACCAGTTAACTCTCGAACTTACTAA
- the grxB gene encoding glutaredoxin 2 has protein sequence MKLFVFEHCPFCIKAMMLANLKNMPVEFVYLQNHDVDARIEKVGANMVPILENEDGTYMAESLDIVKYLDEWDGKPVLSEAVHQADIDRFNQAVKGVEGPLVHPRWMEITLPEFGSAEAKAWFTTNKSKMIGMSFEQAMAQSNEFLIQLNHALRNLEWLTLPSSRDNVLSYDDINFYPTLRNLTVIKGVEFPPNVRLYIDEVTALTNIPLYDHVAV, from the coding sequence ATGAAGTTATTTGTTTTTGAACATTGTCCATTTTGCATCAAGGCAATGATGCTCGCGAACTTAAAGAACATGCCTGTCGAGTTTGTGTATTTACAAAACCACGATGTGGATGCACGGATCGAAAAAGTGGGCGCGAATATGGTTCCCATACTTGAAAATGAAGATGGTACCTACATGGCAGAAAGCCTTGATATTGTGAAATATTTAGATGAATGGGATGGCAAGCCTGTATTATCAGAGGCTGTACATCAAGCTGATATTGATCGTTTTAATCAGGCAGTCAAAGGTGTTGAAGGTCCACTTGTACATCCACGCTGGATGGAAATCACTTTGCCCGAGTTTGGTAGTGCAGAGGCCAAAGCTTGGTTTACCACCAATAAATCGAAAATGATCGGAATGTCATTTGAGCAGGCGATGGCGCAAAGTAATGAGTTTCTCATTCAACTGAACCACGCTCTGCGTAATCTGGAATGGCTGACGCTACCTTCAAGTCGCGATAATGTTCTCAGTTACGATGACATTAATTTCTACCCTACTCTGAGAAACCTTACCGTAATCAAAGGCGTGGAGTTCCCACCAAACGTTCGTCTCTATATTGATGAAGTGACGGCGTTAACCAACATTCCGCTTTATGACCACGTAGCGGTATAA
- a CDS encoding MurR/RpiR family transcriptional regulator yields MSAPTTLSELQDQIRNRYGDLSKRLQQVAAYVLDNKSSVAFETVSVIAEQADVPPSTLIRFASAFGYSGFNEMKQLFRTNLLEETSSYTDRVKLSKSMDADEEPPERPIDILQAFARANTSAIQQLSTQIDEDSLNKAVKLLSEADNIYVIGLGRSFSISSYLTYAFRHLNKRAFLIDGLGGMFKEQINMIRENDVVVAISFYPYAQDTTDVSDALANTGTKQIILTDSQISPLAAFSDVCFVVKEGKVDAFRSQVASLCLAQTLAVSLAFQESENNSAA; encoded by the coding sequence ATGTCAGCACCAACCACACTAAGTGAATTGCAAGACCAAATCAGGAATCGCTACGGTGATTTAAGTAAACGTCTTCAACAAGTTGCAGCTTATGTACTTGATAATAAAAGCAGTGTCGCGTTTGAAACTGTTTCTGTTATTGCTGAACAAGCTGATGTTCCGCCATCGACATTGATTCGTTTTGCCAGCGCTTTCGGCTACAGTGGCTTTAACGAAATGAAACAACTATTTCGTACAAACTTACTTGAAGAGACGTCTAGCTACACTGATCGAGTGAAACTTTCAAAAAGCATGGATGCCGACGAAGAGCCACCAGAGCGCCCTATTGATATTCTGCAAGCTTTTGCACGCGCCAATACCAGTGCAATACAACAACTGTCGACTCAAATCGACGAAGACAGCCTCAACAAAGCGGTAAAACTGCTCTCTGAAGCAGACAATATCTACGTCATCGGTCTTGGACGCTCATTCAGTATCTCTTCATACTTAACGTACGCATTCCGTCACCTGAACAAACGTGCGTTTCTTATTGATGGGCTTGGTGGCATGTTCAAAGAGCAAATCAACATGATTCGCGAGAACGACGTAGTCGTAGCGATCAGTTTCTATCCATATGCACAAGATACGACTGATGTGAGTGATGCGTTAGCAAACACAGGCACAAAGCAGATCATTCTTACCGACAGCCAGATCAGCCCACTTGCAGCCTTTAGTGATGTCTGCTTTGTCGTCAAAGAAGGCAAAGTAGATGCATTCCGTTCTCAGGTGGCGTCACTATGCCTGGCCCAAACGTTAGCGGTTTCACTGGCCTTTCAGGAAAGCGAAAACAATTCGGCAGCATAG
- a CDS encoding sulfite exporter TauE/SafE family protein, whose protein sequence is MIITDPWFYIVSIPAVLIYGIGKGGLGGALGVISVPLMAWTISPTQAAAILLPILCVMDFFAVKHHRHFADMRVITRMLPASALGVALAALYLGSMTESSVKLIVGLLSVLFFFMHLFQRKQPKPGGTFSAWFWSTLCGFSSTAIHAGGGPASLYLLPLRLEKTTLIATMAVLFAIINLFKLVPFTLLGTFDSTNLLTSLVLMPLAPIGVKMGVWLLDKVPQQTIYQLCYGFLLLSGTKLLLEGIS, encoded by the coding sequence ATGATCATCACAGACCCATGGTTTTATATCGTATCCATACCCGCAGTCCTCATTTACGGAATCGGTAAAGGGGGACTCGGCGGCGCTTTAGGTGTCATTTCAGTACCACTGATGGCTTGGACTATCTCACCAACCCAAGCCGCTGCGATACTGCTGCCGATCTTATGTGTTATGGATTTCTTTGCCGTTAAACACCACCGCCATTTTGCAGATATGCGGGTGATAACACGCATGTTGCCAGCATCGGCCCTCGGAGTAGCTCTGGCAGCGTTGTATTTAGGAAGTATGACTGAGTCTAGCGTAAAGCTGATTGTTGGGCTGTTATCAGTACTATTCTTCTTTATGCACCTGTTTCAGCGCAAACAACCAAAACCCGGAGGAACGTTTTCAGCCTGGTTCTGGAGTACGTTATGTGGCTTTTCCAGTACCGCCATTCATGCCGGAGGTGGCCCTGCCAGTCTTTACCTGCTCCCGCTACGGCTCGAAAAAACCACATTAATTGCAACGATGGCCGTCCTGTTTGCCATTATCAATCTTTTTAAACTGGTACCATTTACTTTACTTGGCACCTTCGACAGCACCAACTTACTGACTTCTTTGGTTCTCATGCCATTGGCACCAATAGGCGTAAAAATGGGGGTGTGGTTACTGGATAAAGTCCCTCAGCAAACTATCTACCAACTGTGTTACGGCTTCTTACTCTTATCCGGAACCAAATTGCTCCTTGAAGGGATAAGCTAA
- a CDS encoding bifunctional 5-dehydro-2-deoxygluconokinase/5-dehydro-2-deoxyphosphogluconate aldolase, with protein sequence MSIEKKLDVICMGRIAVDLYGQQIGARLEDMGSFNKYLGGSSGNVAYGTAVQGLKSSMLARVGDEHMGRFLREELERVGCDTSHLITDKERLTGLVILGIKDEDTFPLIFCRENCADMAISKDDFTEEYIASARCLTITGTHLSNPKTREAVLTALKYARRNGVKTALDIDYRPVLWGLTSLGDGETRYIASDKVTQELQEVLGLFDVIVGTEEEFHICGGTDNTIDALKAVRKVSDAELVCKRGALGCSVYSEEVPNDLDDGLTIHGVRVDVLNVLGAGDAFMSGLLRGYLNDEGWEKACAYANACGALVVSRHGCAPAMPTKLELDNYITRAADVKRPDLDVELNHLHRVTTRKAPQWDELCVMAFDHRSQLEDMAREAGTDTARIKTLKKLIFKASQQVAQEANLAGKAGLLCDSTFGQDVLNEVTGQGWWIGRPIELPGSRPLRLEHGNIGSQLIDWPLEHVVKCLVFYSPEDELDIRTEQEELVQEVYQACCKSGHELLLEVILPAGVKKEDRLYIQALERFYDLGIKPDWWKLPALEADSWDTVSAVVTERDAFCRGVVILGLDAPQEELQKGFDATAGKEIVKGFAVGRTLFGEPSRQWLANSINDETLIENIKQNYHNLIALWRQRG encoded by the coding sequence GTGAGTATTGAGAAAAAGCTAGATGTCATTTGTATGGGCCGCATTGCGGTTGATCTTTACGGTCAACAGATCGGCGCTCGTTTAGAAGACATGGGATCTTTTAATAAGTACCTTGGTGGCTCATCAGGTAATGTGGCTTACGGCACAGCAGTACAAGGATTGAAATCATCAATGCTTGCGCGCGTTGGTGACGAGCACATGGGCCGTTTCCTACGTGAAGAACTCGAGCGTGTTGGCTGTGATACTAGTCACTTGATCACTGACAAAGAGCGTTTGACAGGTCTGGTTATTCTGGGCATCAAAGACGAAGATACTTTCCCTCTGATCTTCTGCCGCGAAAACTGTGCTGACATGGCAATCAGCAAAGATGACTTTACTGAAGAGTACATCGCGTCTGCTCGCTGCCTGACAATCACTGGTACTCACCTATCCAATCCAAAAACGCGCGAAGCCGTACTTACCGCATTGAAATACGCTCGTCGCAATGGTGTAAAAACGGCGCTAGACATCGACTACCGCCCAGTACTTTGGGGTCTAACTTCACTGGGTGATGGCGAAACTCGTTACATCGCTTCAGACAAAGTGACTCAAGAACTGCAAGAAGTACTTGGCCTGTTCGATGTTATTGTCGGCACAGAAGAAGAGTTCCATATTTGTGGTGGTACAGATAACACTATCGATGCACTAAAAGCCGTACGTAAAGTTTCTGATGCTGAACTAGTGTGCAAACGCGGTGCACTGGGCTGCTCTGTATACAGCGAAGAAGTGCCAAACGATCTTGATGACGGTCTGACAATTCACGGCGTTCGCGTTGACGTGCTTAACGTTCTTGGCGCTGGCGATGCATTCATGTCTGGTTTGCTACGCGGCTACCTAAACGATGAAGGTTGGGAAAAAGCATGTGCATACGCTAACGCCTGTGGTGCGTTGGTGGTTTCTCGTCACGGCTGTGCTCCGGCAATGCCAACTAAGTTAGAACTTGATAATTACATCACTCGCGCTGCTGATGTGAAACGTCCTGACCTGGATGTAGAGCTCAACCACCTACACCGCGTTACGACACGTAAAGCTCCTCAGTGGGATGAGTTATGTGTAATGGCATTTGACCACCGAAGCCAACTTGAAGACATGGCTCGTGAAGCAGGTACAGACACGGCACGTATCAAGACGCTGAAAAAACTTATCTTTAAAGCAAGCCAACAAGTCGCACAAGAAGCGAACTTAGCGGGTAAAGCAGGCTTACTGTGTGATAGCACATTCGGCCAAGATGTACTGAATGAAGTGACAGGACAAGGTTGGTGGATTGGCCGCCCTATCGAGTTACCGGGTTCACGTCCACTGCGCTTAGAGCACGGTAACATCGGTTCACAATTAATCGACTGGCCTCTTGAGCACGTGGTGAAGTGCCTAGTGTTCTACAGCCCAGAAGACGAGCTAGATATCCGTACAGAGCAAGAAGAACTGGTACAAGAAGTCTACCAGGCATGTTGTAAATCTGGTCATGAGTTGCTACTGGAAGTCATCCTGCCTGCTGGCGTGAAGAAAGAAGACAGACTTTACATTCAGGCTCTGGAGCGTTTCTACGACCTGGGTATCAAGCCAGACTGGTGGAAACTGCCTGCTCTTGAAGCCGATAGCTGGGACACGGTCAGCGCAGTAGTAACAGAGCGCGATGCATTCTGCCGTGGCGTAGTCATCCTGGGCCTAGATGCACCTCAAGAAGAGCTACAAAAAGGCTTTGATGCAACTGCGGGTAAAGAGATCGTTAAAGGGTTCGCGGTTGGTCGTACGCTATTTGGTGAGCCATCACGTCAATGGCTGGCGAATAGCATTAACGATGAAACGCTGATCGAAAATATCAAGCAAAACTACCACAACCTGATTGCACTTTGGCGTCAGCGTGGTTAA
- a CDS encoding MurR/RpiR family transcriptional regulator, whose product MIAATSVKELQRDIYAKYEDLSQRLQQVAKYVVEKPESIAFDSVSEIARNAEVPPSTLTRFAHAFHYRGFNDIKKVFRINLAEQTESYTGYARIGAGLDDDQNIETPANILAQLAKANINSLEDLNVQIEQDTLQVAVTLLNEANNIYVVGFGQSFGMASYLVYALRRIDRRVFLVDGLGAIYLQQMQTIHRGDVVVIISSEPYSDESVMVSEVVEEKGVKKIAITDSQVSPIATNSDACFVIKESQLEKYRTLSATQCLIQSLVVALIYNTNEETQVDALDI is encoded by the coding sequence ATGATTGCAGCAACAAGCGTGAAAGAACTGCAAAGGGACATATACGCAAAGTATGAAGATTTGAGTCAACGCTTACAACAAGTTGCTAAGTATGTCGTTGAAAAACCAGAAAGTATCGCGTTCGATTCGGTGTCCGAAATAGCACGTAATGCGGAGGTTCCGCCATCGACGCTGACTCGGTTTGCGCACGCTTTTCACTATCGTGGATTCAATGACATCAAGAAAGTGTTTCGTATTAATTTAGCTGAACAGACGGAGAGTTACACCGGCTATGCCCGGATTGGTGCGGGCTTAGATGATGATCAGAATATCGAGACTCCAGCGAATATTCTTGCTCAGTTAGCTAAGGCGAACATCAACTCCCTTGAAGATTTAAACGTGCAAATTGAGCAAGACACACTCCAAGTAGCGGTTACGTTGCTTAATGAGGCGAATAATATATATGTGGTTGGCTTCGGGCAGAGCTTTGGCATGGCATCATACCTTGTTTACGCACTGAGACGTATTGACCGCCGCGTGTTTCTTGTTGATGGTTTGGGGGCAATTTATCTGCAGCAAATGCAGACGATACACAGAGGTGATGTGGTCGTCATCATCAGCAGTGAACCTTACTCTGACGAATCGGTAATGGTTAGTGAAGTCGTTGAAGAAAAAGGCGTAAAGAAGATAGCGATTACTGACAGCCAGGTAAGCCCTATCGCCACCAATAGCGATGCCTGTTTTGTGATTAAAGAGTCGCAGTTAGAAAAGTATCGGACTTTATCCGCAACCCAATGTTTGATTCAGTCGCTTGTGGTTGCACTGATTTACAACACAAATGAAGAGACGCAGGTCGACGCTCTGGATATTTAA
- a CDS encoding OmpA family protein yields MNFSFKHIALAVSMTAVVGCSSYPEEGRGGLGENYIQSNFTPVMPDEPLGPEHGLRFDWQLTKLQLDSLIREGARWCFPAAVVQALEKQNRIARELEGGLLLDAANDIVIQRKRLNELELQLDYATSQTKCVPPMDENAFQKRLAMIDQLYSLLNVDNQFAFNSTEVNPKYMGHLAQSANILNEHQSLNLKVTGHADSVGDGQYNQELAMGRANQVKRYLTIFGLNPKRIETQSVGDTLPLYEGESEGVRLTNRRVSIEVVDTQEQTKQRLQGGLQ; encoded by the coding sequence ATGAACTTTTCTTTCAAACACATAGCCCTAGCTGTATCTATGACTGCCGTGGTTGGATGCAGTAGTTACCCAGAGGAAGGCCGTGGTGGTCTTGGGGAAAACTACATCCAATCAAACTTTACACCCGTAATGCCAGATGAGCCCCTCGGCCCTGAGCACGGACTTCGTTTTGACTGGCAACTGACTAAGCTGCAATTAGACTCTTTGATCAGAGAAGGCGCGCGTTGGTGTTTCCCAGCTGCAGTTGTACAAGCGTTGGAGAAACAAAACCGAATCGCTAGAGAGCTTGAAGGTGGTTTACTGCTTGATGCTGCCAACGACATTGTTATTCAGCGCAAGCGTCTTAATGAGCTAGAACTTCAACTGGACTATGCGACCTCACAGACCAAGTGTGTACCTCCTATGGATGAAAACGCATTTCAGAAGCGCTTAGCTATGATTGATCAACTTTATAGCTTGCTTAACGTCGATAATCAGTTTGCATTTAATTCCACAGAAGTAAATCCAAAGTACATGGGCCATCTAGCCCAATCCGCGAACATCTTAAATGAGCACCAAAGTTTAAACCTCAAAGTTACTGGTCACGCTGATTCTGTAGGTGATGGTCAGTACAACCAGGAACTTGCCATGGGACGTGCGAATCAAGTCAAGCGCTACCTGACCATTTTTGGTCTCAATCCAAAACGTATAGAAACACAATCGGTCGGCGACACGCTTCCTCTCTATGAGGGTGAATCGGAAGGTGTTCGTCTTACCAACCGCCGCGTAAGCATCGAAGTGGTGGATACTCAAGAACAAACCAAGCAGCGTTTGCAGGGAGGCTTACAATGA
- the iolD gene encoding 3D-(3,5/4)-trihydroxycyclohexane-1,2-dione acylhydrolase (decyclizing) — MNTIKMTTAQALVKFMNQQYVEFDGIEHKFIHGIFTIFGHGNVVGLGQALEEDAGSLEVYQGCNEQGMAHIAMGYAKQNKRKKIYAVTSSVGPGAANMVTAAATATANRIPVLFLPGDTYATRQPDPVLQQVEQYHDASISTNDCFKPVSRYWDRITRPEQLMSAMVNAMRVLTDPADTGAVTICLPQDVQGEAYDFPEYFFKKRVHRIERRPATNPMIDDSVALIKSKKKPMLICGGGVRYSEAHDAFRQFAERHNIPFGETQAGKSAIVHDHELNLGGVGTTGCLAANRIARDTDLVIGVGTRFTDFTTCSKSLFQNPDVDFLTINVSEFDASKLDATSVVADAHIALEAIGEKLAQLGYVSGYSDEIKAAKQAWDKELTRLFNVQIGEGFVPEIGGHFDDELAEYREALNTDLAQTCVLGLLDEHLEPDAIIVGAAGSLPGDLQRVWRPKRPDTYHMEYGYSCMGYEVAASIGAKIANPEQPVYTMVGDGSYMMLHSELQTSIQEGVKINVLLFDNAAFGCINNLQMNHKMGSFGTENRFKDPKTGKMSGGLVPVDFAKNAESYGCKAYRVHTEEELIAALADAKQQTVSTLIDIKVLPKTMTNDYESWWRCGTAQVAAKPEIEAKAQENVEKLKKARQY, encoded by the coding sequence ATGAACACGATTAAAATGACAACCGCACAAGCGCTGGTTAAGTTTATGAATCAACAGTATGTTGAGTTCGATGGAATAGAACACAAGTTTATTCATGGCATCTTTACCATCTTTGGTCATGGCAATGTTGTCGGTCTGGGACAAGCACTAGAAGAAGACGCAGGCTCACTTGAGGTATACCAGGGCTGTAACGAACAAGGTATGGCTCATATCGCGATGGGTTACGCGAAACAAAACAAGCGCAAAAAGATCTATGCCGTCACCTCTTCTGTCGGCCCTGGCGCAGCAAACATGGTAACAGCAGCAGCGACAGCAACAGCGAACCGCATCCCAGTGCTTTTCCTACCGGGAGATACATACGCGACTCGTCAGCCAGATCCAGTTCTACAACAGGTTGAGCAATATCACGATGCATCAATCAGCACCAACGACTGCTTCAAACCCGTTTCACGTTACTGGGATCGCATTACTCGCCCAGAGCAATTGATGTCTGCAATGGTTAACGCGATGCGTGTATTGACGGATCCTGCCGACACTGGCGCAGTCACGATTTGTTTACCACAAGATGTACAGGGCGAGGCCTACGACTTCCCAGAGTACTTCTTCAAAAAACGCGTACACCGCATTGAACGTCGTCCGGCAACAAACCCAATGATTGATGACTCGGTAGCCCTAATTAAGAGCAAGAAGAAGCCGATGCTTATTTGTGGTGGTGGCGTACGTTATTCAGAAGCACACGATGCATTCCGTCAGTTTGCTGAGCGACACAATATTCCTTTCGGTGAAACTCAAGCGGGTAAGAGTGCGATTGTCCACGACCACGAACTCAACTTAGGTGGCGTAGGTACCACTGGTTGTCTTGCTGCTAACCGAATTGCGCGTGACACAGACTTAGTCATTGGTGTGGGTACTCGCTTTACCGATTTCACCACATGCTCTAAATCACTATTCCAGAACCCAGATGTGGATTTCTTAACCATCAACGTCTCTGAGTTTGATGCAAGCAAATTAGATGCAACGTCGGTTGTCGCTGACGCCCATATCGCTCTCGAAGCAATCGGTGAAAAGTTAGCTCAACTTGGCTATGTGAGTGGCTACAGCGACGAAATTAAAGCTGCTAAGCAAGCTTGGGACAAAGAACTAACCCGCTTATTCAATGTTCAAATAGGCGAAGGTTTCGTTCCGGAAATCGGTGGTCACTTCGATGATGAGTTGGCGGAGTACCGTGAAGCACTTAATACCGACTTAGCCCAAACTTGCGTACTAGGCTTGCTAGATGAACATCTTGAACCTGATGCCATTATTGTCGGTGCAGCGGGCTCTCTTCCTGGCGATCTGCAGCGTGTTTGGCGACCAAAACGTCCGGACACTTACCACATGGAGTATGGCTATTCATGCATGGGCTACGAAGTGGCCGCCTCGATTGGTGCAAAAATTGCGAATCCAGAGCAACCGGTTTACACCATGGTCGGTGACGGTTCCTACATGATGCTGCATTCAGAGCTACAAACATCGATTCAGGAAGGCGTGAAAATCAACGTACTCTTGTTTGATAACGCGGCATTTGGCTGTATCAATAACTTGCAGATGAACCATAAAATGGGCAGCTTCGGCACCGAAAACCGTTTCAAAGACCCGAAAACAGGCAAGATGAGCGGTGGATTAGTGCCTGTTGATTTTGCAAAAAACGCTGAGAGTTACGGCTGTAAAGCCTACCGAGTGCATACAGAAGAAGAGCTCATCGCCGCATTGGCTGATGCTAAACAGCAAACGGTATCAACCCTGATTGATATAAAAGTGCTACCGAAAACCATGACAAACGACTACGAGTCATGGTGGCGCTGTGGTACGGCTCAAGTCGCTGCGAAACCAGAGATTGAAGCTAAAGCTCAGGAAAACGTAGAGAAATTGAAAAAAGCGCGTCAGTACTAA